In Hallerella porci, one genomic interval encodes:
- a CDS encoding NAD(P)-dependent oxidoreductase yields METIAELDQAAKAELAQLAQLPAITMKEKRTITPQTAAELAPLSRRTTMDETNLGFTEAQARLEANRCLKCKKPSCTPACPIGMPIPEYLERVAAGDFQGAIDIIRSTSLIPSICSRVCPHERQCESSCTLGKLLKDPKKGVHLGNMERFCADYEREHLGGKKPLPVGANTGKKIAIIGSGPASIGAAIDFRAFGHQVEIFEEYDQLGGVLRYGIPEFRLPKKILDYEIATLKQMGVICHTKVHVGKDVSIDELLLQGFDAVFVGNGASLPSVPKIPGIDLKGVFNAKDYLERANRGAALESGKNVIVVGGGNVAMDAARMAFRLGAEKVRFVYRRTREQMPACSEEIHDATSEGAEIVELRNPCELIGDENGRVKQAKLDVFTLGEPDEKGRPAPVKVEGESEMIDCDTVVLAIGSKTATDVLDSASEDSKKKVYVAGDALYGPKTVVLAIRTGRETAAQIHKDLMG; encoded by the coding sequence ATGGAAACTATCGCCGAACTGGATCAGGCTGCGAAAGCGGAACTGGCGCAACTCGCCCAGCTCCCCGCTATCACCATGAAAGAAAAGCGCACGATTACGCCGCAAACCGCTGCGGAACTTGCTCCGCTTTCTCGACGCACTACGATGGACGAAACCAATTTAGGTTTTACCGAAGCGCAAGCCCGCTTAGAAGCGAATCGTTGCCTCAAATGCAAAAAGCCTTCGTGCACTCCCGCTTGCCCAATCGGCATGCCGATTCCCGAATATTTGGAACGCGTCGCCGCCGGAGATTTTCAAGGTGCAATCGACATTATCCGCAGCACTTCGCTTATTCCTTCGATTTGTAGCCGCGTTTGTCCGCACGAACGTCAATGCGAATCGAGCTGCACTTTGGGAAAACTTTTGAAAGACCCGAAAAAAGGCGTTCACTTGGGAAATATGGAACGCTTTTGCGCAGATTATGAACGCGAACATTTGGGCGGAAAAAAGCCGCTTCCCGTCGGCGCAAACACCGGAAAGAAAATCGCGATCATCGGCTCGGGCCCCGCAAGCATCGGCGCTGCAATCGATTTTCGCGCTTTCGGTCATCAAGTTGAAATTTTTGAAGAATACGATCAACTCGGCGGCGTTCTCCGCTACGGCATTCCCGAATTCCGTTTGCCGAAGAAAATTTTGGATTACGAAATTGCAACGCTAAAACAAATGGGCGTCATCTGCCACACGAAAGTCCACGTCGGAAAAGATGTTTCTATCGATGAACTTTTGCTGCAAGGTTTTGACGCAGTTTTCGTCGGGAACGGTGCAAGCCTTCCGTCGGTTCCGAAAATTCCGGGAATCGATTTGAAAGGAGTCTTTAACGCGAAAGATTATTTGGAAAGAGCGAACCGCGGCGCCGCTTTGGAATCGGGGAAAAATGTCATCGTCGTCGGCGGTGGAAATGTCGCGATGGACGCAGCCCGCATGGCTTTCCGTTTGGGCGCAGAAAAAGTGCGATTCGTTTACCGCAGAACCCGCGAACAAATGCCCGCTTGCTCCGAAGAAATTCACGATGCAACTTCGGAAGGCGCAGAAATTGTCGAACTTAGAAATCCGTGCGAACTCATCGGTGACGAAAACGGCCGCGTGAAACAAGCAAAGCTCGATGTTTTCACTCTCGGCGAACCCGACGAAAAAGGTCGCCCCGCTCCGGTCAAAGTCGAAGGCGAATCAGAAATGATCGATTGCGACACCGTCGTCCTCGCCATCGGAAGCAAAACGGCAACCGACGTTCTCGATTCTGCAAGCGAAGACTCGAAGAAAAAAGTCTACGTCGCAGGCGATGCGCTCTACGGCCCAAAAACCGTTGTCTTAGCCATTCGCACCGGCCGCGAAACCGCCGCCCAAATCCACAAAGATTTAATGGGCTAA